From Mucilaginibacter gotjawali:
CAAAATCTTTATAATTGCAGTTCACCTAAAATTGTTATGAGAAGTTTGTTGTCAAATTTAAATGCCAGGTTAATTGTCATCAACCTGGTTGCTTTCTGGCTGTTTTTTTATGCTTTTCAAACGCTTGCTTTTTTGCACGATTATAACTTTTTATACCTTCAGTCTGAAAGGATGGCCAGGCTTAATTTACCGGCAAGACGAGCCAGTGATATGAATTTTATCAAGCAGGCCGGTAATTTTGGCCTGGTAGCTGCTTATGTCATCTCGTGGTTTGTTGCCTATAAAAAAGACTGGCACTGGCTGAATGGGGTGATCAGTTTTATTATCACCTTTACTTTATGCTTTTTTGGATGGTTTGGCTGGAGTTTTCTGCACGGTATTTTCCAGGTGCCTGAAAAATTATTTGCACCAAACAGCATTTGGGGTTATTTAATCAGCGGCCTTATTATGATAGGTTTGGGCTTATTGGTGTTGCTTTCAAAACGGGTGATCAGCTTTATTGAAAAACCGAAACTGAAAGAGGATGCCCGGGGCAAAAAGAAGCCCAAAAGAACGCGGTAGCAGATAGATATATTTAAACAGCAAAGGCCTGCATTTTGTGATCTGCAGGCCTTTTCCGTTTCAGGTTTTTCATTTCATTTTTCATTTACAGCTTTTGAAATATATTCCATTACTTGCTGAAAAGTAGCCACCCAAATATCTTTTTTGTTTTTTGCCAGGTAATTAATCAGTTTTTTATGCGAAAGCGCAGGCGTGGTAATATAATCACCGCCAATGCCGTGAAACATCAAAATGCCCATGCCTCCTTTTTTTTGGACGGTTTTAACGTAGGTGATCAATTGGTCGGCCGTTGTGTTGTCCTCCAACCCATACGACGGTACCAGCAGAGGATCCAGATTTTTAAAATCGGTTATAATGGCGTCTTTGTCGCCTCCAACCCGGGCGTATTTGATTAAGCCGGATCTCCTGAGCGAATCAACATAGTTTTTACCGCCAACAGTTGTTTCGGTACACGGATAAGCATAGGTATGCGATGATTTACCGTCAACCGCAAATAAAAAATTATTCATAACCCCGATCTCTTCCAAAATCATAGCCGGGGTATAATGGTCTGAGGCAACAGGGTTGTCGTTTGCGCTCATACATGGATGGTAGATGGAATGGTTTCCCAGTTCGTGGCCCTTTCTGCTGGCTTTACGCCATCGGGGTATTGTTTCATAATTCAGATCGCCAGACAAAAAGAAAGTGCCTTTAAGGTGCGCTGAATCAAGCTGCGGGATAGCAATGTTTAACTGCGAATAAAGCCCGTCATCGTAGGTTAATATGATCACTGCCTTTTTATGGTCCGGCCATTTAATTTGCGGCTGGGCCTGCGCCAAACCGGTAAACGTTAAAAAAATGATGATTAGTTTTTTCATCAGAATTTGAAGTAAAACGGATTATAAAGCATGAATTATCTGACAGGGGATTTTGCCAACTAATATAACTATTAATTGATATTTTACCTATGCGGGGTGAATATTGAACTGATTTTATCTGTTTAAAACAGGTAAAGGTAAATAAAAAATTTCCGGATGGCTTACATATGATATATATTTTATAGCTTTAGTTAATATACTTCAAAATAAAAAAAATCCGAATAATACATAAAAATGAAGCAGTCATTTTGGTCGAAAATTATTGGGACACCTGTTGATTTCTCATTGGAGGCAAGGATATTTAATGCGATAACTTTCGTTTCAACCGTCACTCTTATTCTTACCCTTGCATTGAATTATATCCTGGGGATAGAACAATTAGCGGTGTTAATGCTGTTTGTTTTTTTTATTGCCGGAGTTTGTTACTACTACTCGAGGGTTAAGTTGAAGCTGAACGCCAGTGTTATCGTTTACATGACGGTGATCAATATACTGTTGATCGTTAACTTTAAATATAATTCAGGCATCAACGGACCCACGCTGTTAATTTTCATGCTTTCTTTTTTTCTGACGATCTCCATTGTTCCCCGCAAACAGTATTGGTTTTGGATAACCTTGAATGTAGTTATAGTTGGCATGCTTTTATTGATTGAATATTTGCAGCCACAATTAATAAGTTATACTTATGCCGATAAACAAAGCCGGTTTATTGATTTTTCATATACTTATGTATCTATCGTGCTTTTTATGTTTTTTGTAACCACAACCGTGAGGAAAAGCTATTTCGCGGAAAAGAAGCTGGTGGAAGAAAAAGCTGCTGAGCTTGCAGCAGCCAACGATACCAAAGATAAATTATTCTCAATTCTTGCACATGATCTTCGCTCGCCATTATCGTCGATCCAAAATTACCTCGAGATACTTTCGGAGTTTAAACTTGAAGAAAGTGAAAAAGAATCAATAAAAAAAGATCTGCTGAAGTCAACAATATATACCCAACAAATGCTGTCGAATTTGCTTTCGTGGAGCAAAACGCAAATGCACGGCGTAAAAGTAAACGGCGTAAAGGTGAACGTTAAAGATGTTTTGAAATCTACTTTCCAGATCCATCAAACAATAGCAGCTGAAAAAGGGATTCACCTTGCCAATCAATTAAAACCAGATGTATACATTATTGCCGATACAGATATGCTTCAATTGGTTGTCAGGAATTTGATAAGTAATGCCATTAAGTTTACGTCCCCGGGTGGTGAGATTATTATATTAAGCGATGTTGTTGATGACGAATGCCGTATCATGGTAAAGGATAATGGAATAGGCATCCCGTTTGAGGAACAGGCCAATATATTTTCGCTCAAGGTAAACTCGGTTTACGGAACTAAAAACGAAAAAGGAATTGGATTGGGCCTGGTACTATGTAAAGAATTTACTGAACTGCAAAACGGTAAAATAGGGTTTGAAAGCGACCCGGGCGTAGGGTCAGTATTTTATATAAGTTTTAAACTTTACCGCGATAATAATGGGAATGATATTCAGGGTGATGGCCGATTAATTAAGAAAGAAGTTGGGTCATGATTATACGCCGTGTGCAACATGCAGCCCGTACTGTATTTCGTTTTACATCCTTAAAAATAAACAGCCGTTGTTTATTGATAGAATAATATGGTCCGCCGGTCTTTTTTTTTAAATTCTTCGCATTTTTTTGATTTTTCCCGTGCTTCGCCCTAAATTCACCGCTGTTACGGGCCGGGGCTGGCGTCTTGTGGATGTGTACCTGTAAACATCAAATTGAACATCATGGCACAAAAAGTAATTACGGTAAATATTAATGTTTATGAGCAAACGGTTACCAACCGGCATTCAGCTTATGAAATAAGTTATGTAAACAAATACCTGGATGATGGTTGGGTAATTAAGGAGATCATCCACAGCGCCACCGCTGCTGCCAACTGGACAAATATCACGTTTGTGCTGGAGAAGTAGCGCTTTTTTTAGAAATCAGTAGAAATGCTGCCTGCGTTATCCGGGTTCGCGGTGCCGGGTTCGACCTGTTGATTCCAGGTGGGATTGCTTTTTCTATCTGCAGGGTTGTCTTGGGTTTTTAATAGGACATTTGGAAAAACGGGTAAAATGAACATAAACGGGAAGGTAATTGCACTCTCAGTAGTATTGTGTGTGTGTTTGATAATGAAACAACTGCCGTGCAGGGCGAAATATGTATCAAATAATGATCAGGATACTTCGGTTAATGTGCCTATAGGGGGCAATGCCTGGCGCTTGGATAAAGATACTATTGGGGGCAATATCAGCAATGCTGGCATAGTTAACTGGACTAACAAAAATGCCGTTTTTGTTACCTATGTAAGGTTTGCTAAAGCAGGGCGTTTTAAATTGTTCCTCAACCTTAAAGTCGCCGATGGAATGACGGCTTTAACGATATCAGCTTTAAACAAAACCCGGAACATCAGGGTAGAGGGTAGCTCCCTTACCGCTCATTATGCAGGAGAATGGATTGTAAATGATACAGGGTATGTGGCTATTAAAATAGCCGGGCGCAGTAAAACCGGCAGCATTTACGCTGACATAAGCAGCCTGGCGCTGACAGGGCCAAACATCAAAGAAAACACATCCTTTGTACGGGATAATGAAGGTGATTTTTTTTACTGGGGAAGGAGGGGTCCCTCCGTTCACCTTGGTTATGTAATTCCGGATAATAAGAATGCGGAATGGTTTTATAATGAAGTAACGGTACCGAAAAACAATGACGTTTTAGGATCTTATTTTATGGCCTGCGGCTTTGGTGAAGGGTATTTTGGGATGCAGGTAAATTCGCCGGCCGAAAGACATATTCTCTTTTCGGTATGGAGCCCTTTTAATACGGACGACCCTAAAAAAATACCGGATGATCAAAAAATTGTGATGGTAAAAAAGGGAGCCAATGTGCACACCGGTGAGTTTGGCAGTGAAGGTTCAGGTGGGCAAAGCTATATGCTATACAACTGGAAAGCGGGTAATACCTATAAGTTTTTAGTGAAGGCGAAACCCGACGGTAACGATCATACGGTTTATACCGCCTGGTTTTTTGCCCCTGAAGCGAATGAATGGCATTTGATCGCCAGCTTCAGCCGGCCGCAAACCAATACTTACTTAAAGCACCTGCATTCCTTTTTAGAAAATTTTGACCCTGAACAGGGAACTATCACCCGTAAAGTTTATTTTAACAATGAGTGGATAGCCGATGAAAACGGTAAATGGACGGAACTGAATAAGGCCCGGTTTACCGCTGATAATACGGGCGCCAAGGGGTACCGTATGGATTACTCTGGCGGGGTGGATGGGGGTGCTTTTTATCTTCAAAATTGTGGCTTCTTTAATAATTACACCACCAGGAATATTATTTTTGACAGGCTTTTATCCCGTAAAATGCCTGATGTAGCGCTGGATAAGCTACCCTGATATAGTCGTTTACCCCCAGATCGGACACTAAATGCAATTTGGCTGTCATCATTTTTAATTGTGACCACCATCATAGTTAAAGCGCCCGCTACCAGTAACTTTGTTTGTATTTACAAGCTATTTTATTGGATATGAAAACTGACTCGCTGCAAAAGGTACGGACACATTTAAGGGAGCTTGAAAAAAACATGCTGCTTGAAAGTGAAAAACGGGTATTGAAGTTAAAAGATATTGATCCGCAACAGCAACATTCTTTGCGAAACCTGATCCATTATTTAACCCTGAGAAGCGAAGATATCCGCGAATTGCAGGATGCGCTTCATATACACGGCCTTTCCTCCCTCGCCAGTTCCGAGAGCCATATCCACAGGCAATTACAATCCATATTGCAATGGCTGAAACAAGACTACCCGCCTGATGAACTGGACGAATGCAATTATGAATTTGGGACCCGTCAAATCGAAGAAAGAAGCAAGATCCTTTTTGGCGAAAAAAACGAAAATAGCACGCCATTCATTATGGTCACTTTTGATATTTCGTTTACCGAAGATTATGCCCTTATAAAAGCACTCCTGCAAAATGGGATGAATGTAGCCAGGATAAATTGTGCCCATGACGATGAAGCTACCTGGTCTGCCATGATTCATCAGCTTGAAAAGGCATGCCACGAAACCGGTTTGAATTGTAAGATATACATGGATATAGCCGGACCGAAGATCAGGACGCTGCTAATTAATAAGGGACATAAAAAGGGGAAGGTGAAAATCAAAGAAAACGAGTTGATCTGGCTTGCAGACCACCCCAAACACTTTGCTAAGGATGACATTGTAATCAACCCCAATATACCCGGAATCGTTTCGATGATAAAAAAGGGTGAACGGGTGTTTATTGATGACGGTATGATTGAAGGGGTAGTTGAGGCTATTGAAAAAAGAGGCGCTGCAGTTAGGATAGTGCGTATTTCTTCAGGTAAGTCGCAAATAAAGTCACACAAAGGCATTAATTTTCCTGACTCCGAAATTTCTGTTTCCCCGATCACCGATTTTGATAAAGCATGCCTGCCATTTATTTGCAAGTACGCTGATCTTGTGGGCTATTCATTTATCAGGAACGCAACTGACCTTGAAAATTTACAGTCTGCCTTAAATGAATTAGCTGCAAAGCCGCCGTACATCATCATGAAAATAGAAACGCCTGAATCTGTTAAAAATTTGCCTGCCTTGCTGATAGAAGGGATGCGGCAAAAAGCCTTTGGTGTAATGATAGCACGCGGCGACCTTGCCGTTGAAATAGGTTTTGAAAGAACCGGGGAGATCCAGGATGAAATATTATGGATCTGTGAGGCAGCACACGTCCCGGTAGTATGGGCAACCCAGGTGCTGGAAACGCTTAACAAAACAGGCATAGCCACCCGGTCAGAGATCACCGACGCGGCCCACGCCGTAATGGCAGAATGCGTGATGATCAATAAAGGAGAACATACTATAAAAGTAATAGAAACTTTGCGGAACGTATTGCACCGTATCGGCGGGCACCACATTAAAAAGCGTTTTACCTTTCGCCCTTTAGGTATCGCGCAAAAATTCATCAATGAAAAGTGACCGGTTTTAATCCGTAAGATGTCTTAGCTGGCCGCTCTTGCGCAATATGGGGCATTCATGGCGCCATCAGGCACGCATTTGCGCGCCCGCTACTTTAAAATGACCCTGGTAGCCCCATACCCGAACTTTTCTTTTTGCGCATCCATAAAGGTCTGAACTTTTGGATGCTTACCTAATATCCGGTGTATTTCGTTCCTTAACGTTCCGTTGCCGGCGCCGTGGATAAAAATAATTTCGTGCAATTGATGCACAATAGCCGCGTCGAGGGATTTATGAAAATGATCGAGTTGGATTTTCAATATTTCTGTACTGTTGATAAACTGGTAATCATTCCGCAGCTTTTCTATATGGAGGTCAACTTCCTTGCCCGGCTTGTCTAATACAGTATTTTCGTCCGACGATTTGAAAAAGCTTTCTTTCAGCTTTTGTGCATCAATAATTATTTCGGGTTCATCCAGTTGGATTAACCACCCCTGCTGTTTTAGCACAGGTAGCTGTTTTTTTGAGCCGGCGAAGTCTTTAGCCTTAAATTTTTCGTGAATTGCAAGCGGGGCAGGCGGTTCCACGTTTTGGGTAGTAAAAAAAGTGATGTTTAACGTAAACTTCGGCCATAGCTGCAGATCAGCCATTTGTGCCGAATAAATTTTTGCCGCAGTTTTTGGAGCGATGATACCGGCAAACTCGCCTTTAAATTTATTTTGTCCCGAGGAAGTTAAGGCAGCCAGCAATTGAAAAGAGGTATCATTCACCAATTGAAAATGCACCACTGAATTTGCTTTTGGATCATTCACAAAGCCTAAATACACTCCTTTGGCGCTAAATTCGCCGGTAAATTCCGGCTCATCAACTTTTGTCTCTTTAACCGACCCTGGCGGAACATAGCCATGTACCGTGGTTACTTTACTCGCCAGTACAGGAATTTCGAAATCATCCTCCCCGGTAACACCAATCATCTGTTCGTCAATGATCCGGGTAACAAAGCCCTCCATCTTCTCATCAACAAAACGCACAAAATCACCTAACTTATACTTCATGATCACAGATTTAACTGATTATTTGATTTCACTGATAAGTACGTCAGTGCCCGGAGATTCGAATTTATAAATAAAACATTTAAACTGTACTAAAATCAGTGAAATCGTAGCATCAGTAAAAATCAGTGATAAAAAAACCACCCGCCCAAAGGCAGGTGGCTACAAATTAGTTATTTAATACCCCTATTAAAATAACTGTTGCAAAGTAAAAAAATATTTATGGGAGTGCAAATAGTAAAATGATTTTTTTTGCAAACTTGTTGCAATTACTTTTTTGTAACCTAAAACCATTGAAAATAAAGGGGAAAGCATTTAAAAACCATGGACAATTACAGGTTGATGGGTGGTTTTTGAATAAATTATCTTTATTTTGTCCATAAATAACATCTTTAAAAATGCGAAAATCAATCATTCTATCCGCTTTTATGTGCCTTGTATTATGGCAGGTGCAGGCCCAGGAACTTTATATGCCACGCGATATAAAACGTGCTTATGAAAAGGGGACCCATGCTATGGATGGTAAGCCCGGTAAAAACTACTGGGAAAATCATGGGCACTATCATATTTCCATCACAGCCATGCCGCCCGACAGGACGGTGAAAGGGCATGAAGTGATCACTTATTTTAATAATAGCCCGGATACTTTAAAAAGGCTGAACATGAAGCTGATATTAAATATTCACAGGCCCGGTGTTGCACGCTTCAGCCCTGCCGGGGATGATTATTTAACGCCCGGCGTGCAAATTGATAATTTCCTGATCAACGGCACAAAAAAGGATTGGAACAATAAAACTATGGCGTCAACTAACCAAATGGTGGGCTTATTAAAACCACTGATGCCGCATGATTCCGTCAATCTTGATATTACATGGCATTTTGAAGTGTCAAAACAAAGCGGGCGCGAGGGTATGATAGATTCTACTACCTATTACCTGGCCTATTTTTACCCCAGGGTGTCGGTTTATGATGATTATAATGGATGGGACACCCTGCCATTTTTAGATGCACAGGAATTTTATAACGATTTTAACGACTATACCTTAAACGTAACCGTACCTAAAAATTATCTGGTTTGGGCAACCGGTACGCTGCAAAATCCTTCACAGGTATTGCAGCCCGAATATGAAAAAAGATTGCAGGAATCTTTTACCAGCGACTCCACAATTCACGTTGCCACAAAAGAAGACCTTGCAAAAAAGAATATAACCGCGCAAAATGAACAAAATACCTGGACGTGGAAAGCAACCAACGTTAGCGATATGGCTGTAGGCATAAGTGATCATTATGATTGGGATGCAGCAAGTACCGTTGTTGATGATGCCACAGGAAGGCGCGCAAGCATGCAATCGGCGTTTAATGACAGGTCTGCAGATTTTCATCACGCGGTGCAAGCCGGGCGCAACTCGTTGAGTTGGCTTTCGCACAACTGGCCGGGGGTTCCCTATCCTTTTCCTAAAATGACGTCGTTTGAAGGATTTGCGGATATGGAGTACCCGATGATGGTGAACGATAGTCATACCGATGATATACGGTTTGCGCAGTTCGTTCAGGATCATGAGATAGCTCACACCTTCTTCCCTTTTTATATGGGTATTAACGAAAGCCGTTATGCTTTTATGGATGAAGGCTGGGCAACTACCTTTGAAAGGCTGATCGGCGCTTCGGAGGTCGGCCAGGATAAGGCAGATAACCTGTATAAGCAATTTCGGATCAACCGCTGGATCCATGACCCGGCGACCGCTGAGGACCTGCCCATTATTACGCCATCAAGTGAGTTAAGGGGCGGTTATGGCAATAACTCTTACGGGAAACCGTCATTAAGCTATTTTGCCCTAAAAGATATGCTGGGCGACGAGCTTTTCAAAAAAGCGCTGCATACTTATATGGACAATTGGAACGGCAAACATCCAATACCCTGGGATTATTTTAACTCGATGAACAGCGGGTCGGGCCAGGATTTGAACTGGTTTTTTAATAACTGGTTTTTTAGCAATGATTACATCGACCTTGATTTGCAAAATGTTACAAAAACCCAGGCAGGCTATAACTTTGCTATAAAGAATATAGGTGGCTTTGCGGTTCCGTTTGACATTAAAGTAACTTATACTGATGGCACTACCGCCATTTTCCACCAAACGCCTGTGGTTTGGAAAAAGGATCAAAAGCAATTAAATCTGCTTGTTAAAACAAAGAAAGATATTAAATCGGCCATATTGGATGGTGGTATATTTATGGATGCTGACGAAAGCAATAATAAATGGACAGCTAAATAGAACGCCGTACAGGCCTGTTAGCAGCCAAAATTAAAACAAAAAACCCGGTCAAAAACCGGGTTTTTTGTTTTATTGGAATGAGCAATTACGAATTCTGGATGGCGCTATTTACCTCGTCCGAACCATTTTTTACCCTCGTTTTACCTTCATTAAATTTGCTTTGAGCTTGTTCTTTCAACTCGTCGGCTTTAGTGCGCGCGGTGTCCATTGCAAGATCTCTATATTCGTTCAAATCATTCACGGCATTGTTTAATTTTGTTTTAGCTTTATCATAAACACTACCGCTGTATTGTTTAATGTCCTTTGAGGCCGCCTGTGCTTTGTCTTTAGCTGCACCAACCAAATCATTAATATAATCGGCTATTCCATCGCGGATGTCTTCGCCTTTTTCGGGGGCCAGCAATAATCCTAATGCAGCACCCGCCGCTGCGCCAATTAAAAGCGCGGCTATAACCCTGGTTTGATCTTTCATCTTTTTTCTTTTTTTGATTTTAGTAGATATGTTAATGGTTACAAGAACAGTGCCAAGCACTCACTAATTTGCCATCGTATGCCGGCAGATTTTTTTTTTACTAATTTATAAATAAAATAAGCTGCGTTTCGGTACTAAAACATTTTCCCGGCAGTCACCGGCATATGAAGGATTGGGCATAAAAAAAGGCACCTGCTTTGAAGCAGGTGCCTGGTACGTTTAATGATTTAATTATATAATTAAATTACTTTTACATTTACCGCGTTTAAGCCTTTTCTGCCGTTTTCAACTTCAAATTCAACTTTGTCGTTTTCACGGATTTCATCGATAAGACCTGATGAATGAACAAATACGTCCTGGCCACCATTGCTTGGTGTAATAAAACCAAAACCTTTTGTTTCATTAAAAAATTTAACTGTTCCTTCTTTTTGCATTATTTTATTTATTAAAGGCCGCAAGGTAGGCATAATATTCGGGTTGGCAAGTATTTTTTTGGGAAGTCCGAAAGACCGGAAGTCGGAAAGTCCGAAAGAAGAAGAATGTACTTGCCCGAAATCCAGGGAAGCCATAACGTGTCGCCACTTGTTATATTACGTTTTGTTGGATAATCGCCATTGTTTGAACATCGCTAGTCATCTTTCGGACTTCCGGACTTTCCCGACTTTCGGACTCCCCCAAACAAAAAAGCCCTTCAGCTGATGCTAAACGGGCTTTTGCTAAAAACAAATTAATCGCACAGATCACTCCATCGCGTCTTCCTTAATTATTTAGCCACCTTTTTAATATTTTTCATGGGTTTTGCAGGGCCGCATTGTATAAAAGCAATACGATAGATTTACGATATGCGATACATTTCAGTTTTATTAAAAGTATTTTTATTTAAATGTACTTTTGCCCGGAATTGGAAATAGTATAATATTAATTGACGTAACAGTTTGTAATAAAATGAAGGCCTTTATATTCGACCTTAACGGTACCATGATCAATGATATGCCTTATCACACCAAAGCTTGGCAAAACCTGCTGAATTTTGAATTGGGTGGCAATTTTACATGGGAAGAGGTAAAGCCGCAGATGTATGGTAAAAACCCCGAGGTGCTGGTGAGGATGTTCGGCCCGGATCGTTTTACGATGGAAGAAATGAACAGGCTTTCGCTTGAAAAGGAAAAAAAATACCAGCAGGAATTTTTACCGCATCTTGAACTTTTGCCTGGCCTGCATGATTTTTTGGAGAGGGCCTACCAAAAAGGCATCCCGATGGCCATAGGGTCTGCTGCCATCCCTTTTAATATTGATTTTGTGCTGGATAATTTAAAGATCCGTCATTATTTTACAGCGATAGTAAGCGCCGATGACGTGGAGCTAAGCAAACCCCATCCCGAAACGTTTTTAAAGGCAGCAAATTTGCTGGATGTTGCACCGGAGGATTGCCTTGTATTTGAGGATGTTCCGAAAGGAGCCGAAGCCGCGGCCAATGCTGGTATGAAAGCTGTCATTATTACGACAACACACCTGCCACGTGAGTTTAAATACCTGCCAAATGTGCTGCATTTTGCAGAGGATTTTAACAATCAATTCATCAAAGGCTTGTTTTGATAGTGTTGTGTCAACCCTAAATTGATCTATCGCCAATCTACAAGTTTATTGGACGCAAAAAGCCCAAAAAAGGTTTACAAAAGGTTTACACATTTAAAGGTTCTGAATTTTTAAAGGTCTAATAATAAGCTATTTATGTGTTGGGATATTAAAATGGGGTTTACACTATTTTGCGTAATCACGACCCCGGTATTTCTAAGCTGTTCTGATAAAGCCTGAACGTTAATTTATAAGTGACGTGACAGTAGATGCAAATTACAACACAGGGTTTGAATAAACGCTCCCCACGC
This genomic window contains:
- a CDS encoding polysaccharide deacetylase family protein gives rise to the protein MKKLIIIFLTFTGLAQAQPQIKWPDHKKAVIILTYDDGLYSQLNIAIPQLDSAHLKGTFFLSGDLNYETIPRWRKASRKGHELGNHSIYHPCMSANDNPVASDHYTPAMILEEIGVMNNFLFAVDGKSSHTYAYPCTETTVGGKNYVDSLRRSGLIKYARVGGDKDAIITDFKNLDPLLVPSYGLEDNTTADQLITYVKTVQKKGGMGILMFHGIGGDYITTPALSHKKLINYLAKNKKDIWVATFQQVMEYISKAVNEK
- a CDS encoding sensor histidine kinase — protein: MKQSFWSKIIGTPVDFSLEARIFNAITFVSTVTLILTLALNYILGIEQLAVLMLFVFFIAGVCYYYSRVKLKLNASVIVYMTVINILLIVNFKYNSGINGPTLLIFMLSFFLTISIVPRKQYWFWITLNVVIVGMLLLIEYLQPQLISYTYADKQSRFIDFSYTYVSIVLFMFFVTTTVRKSYFAEKKLVEEKAAELAAANDTKDKLFSILAHDLRSPLSSIQNYLEILSEFKLEESEKESIKKDLLKSTIYTQQMLSNLLSWSKTQMHGVKVNGVKVNVKDVLKSTFQIHQTIAAEKGIHLANQLKPDVYIIADTDMLQLVVRNLISNAIKFTSPGGEIIILSDVVDDECRIMVKDNGIGIPFEEQANIFSLKVNSVYGTKNEKGIGLGLVLCKEFTELQNGKIGFESDPGVGSVFYISFKLYRDNNGNDIQGDGRLIKKEVGS
- a CDS encoding DUF3472 domain-containing protein encodes the protein MKQLPCRAKYVSNNDQDTSVNVPIGGNAWRLDKDTIGGNISNAGIVNWTNKNAVFVTYVRFAKAGRFKLFLNLKVADGMTALTISALNKTRNIRVEGSSLTAHYAGEWIVNDTGYVAIKIAGRSKTGSIYADISSLALTGPNIKENTSFVRDNEGDFFYWGRRGPSVHLGYVIPDNKNAEWFYNEVTVPKNNDVLGSYFMACGFGEGYFGMQVNSPAERHILFSVWSPFNTDDPKKIPDDQKIVMVKKGANVHTGEFGSEGSGGQSYMLYNWKAGNTYKFLVKAKPDGNDHTVYTAWFFAPEANEWHLIASFSRPQTNTYLKHLHSFLENFDPEQGTITRKVYFNNEWIADENGKWTELNKARFTADNTGAKGYRMDYSGGVDGGAFYLQNCGFFNNYTTRNIIFDRLLSRKMPDVALDKLP
- a CDS encoding pyruvate kinase, translating into MKTDSLQKVRTHLRELEKNMLLESEKRVLKLKDIDPQQQHSLRNLIHYLTLRSEDIRELQDALHIHGLSSLASSESHIHRQLQSILQWLKQDYPPDELDECNYEFGTRQIEERSKILFGEKNENSTPFIMVTFDISFTEDYALIKALLQNGMNVARINCAHDDEATWSAMIHQLEKACHETGLNCKIYMDIAGPKIRTLLINKGHKKGKVKIKENELIWLADHPKHFAKDDIVINPNIPGIVSMIKKGERVFIDDGMIEGVVEAIEKRGAAVRIVRISSGKSQIKSHKGINFPDSEISVSPITDFDKACLPFICKYADLVGYSFIRNATDLENLQSALNELAAKPPYIIMKIETPESVKNLPALLIEGMRQKAFGVMIARGDLAVEIGFERTGEIQDEILWICEAAHVPVVWATQVLETLNKTGIATRSEITDAAHAVMAECVMINKGEHTIKVIETLRNVLHRIGGHHIKKRFTFRPLGIAQKFINEK
- a CDS encoding Smr/MutS family protein codes for the protein MKYKLGDFVRFVDEKMEGFVTRIIDEQMIGVTGEDDFEIPVLASKVTTVHGYVPPGSVKETKVDEPEFTGEFSAKGVYLGFVNDPKANSVVHFQLVNDTSFQLLAALTSSGQNKFKGEFAGIIAPKTAAKIYSAQMADLQLWPKFTLNITFFTTQNVEPPAPLAIHEKFKAKDFAGSKKQLPVLKQQGWLIQLDEPEIIIDAQKLKESFFKSSDENTVLDKPGKEVDLHIEKLRNDYQFINSTEILKIQLDHFHKSLDAAIVHQLHEIIFIHGAGNGTLRNEIHRILGKHPKVQTFMDAQKEKFGYGATRVILK
- a CDS encoding M1 family metallopeptidase, translating into MRKSIILSAFMCLVLWQVQAQELYMPRDIKRAYEKGTHAMDGKPGKNYWENHGHYHISITAMPPDRTVKGHEVITYFNNSPDTLKRLNMKLILNIHRPGVARFSPAGDDYLTPGVQIDNFLINGTKKDWNNKTMASTNQMVGLLKPLMPHDSVNLDITWHFEVSKQSGREGMIDSTTYYLAYFYPRVSVYDDYNGWDTLPFLDAQEFYNDFNDYTLNVTVPKNYLVWATGTLQNPSQVLQPEYEKRLQESFTSDSTIHVATKEDLAKKNITAQNEQNTWTWKATNVSDMAVGISDHYDWDAASTVVDDATGRRASMQSAFNDRSADFHHAVQAGRNSLSWLSHNWPGVPYPFPKMTSFEGFADMEYPMMVNDSHTDDIRFAQFVQDHEIAHTFFPFYMGINESRYAFMDEGWATTFERLIGASEVGQDKADNLYKQFRINRWIHDPATAEDLPIITPSSELRGGYGNNSYGKPSLSYFALKDMLGDELFKKALHTYMDNWNGKHPIPWDYFNSMNSGSGQDLNWFFNNWFFSNDYIDLDLQNVTKTQAGYNFAIKNIGGFAVPFDIKVTYTDGTTAIFHQTPVVWKKDQKQLNLLVKTKKDIKSAILDGGIFMDADESNNKWTAK
- a CDS encoding YtxH domain-containing protein, which gives rise to MKDQTRVIAALLIGAAAGAALGLLLAPEKGEDIRDGIADYINDLVGAAKDKAQAASKDIKQYSGSVYDKAKTKLNNAVNDLNEYRDLAMDTARTKADELKEQAQSKFNEGKTRVKNGSDEVNSAIQNS
- a CDS encoding cold-shock protein, with the translated sequence MQKEGTVKFFNETKGFGFITPSNGGQDVFVHSSGLIDEIRENDKVEFEVENGRKGLNAVNVKVI
- a CDS encoding HAD family hydrolase, encoding MKAFIFDLNGTMINDMPYHTKAWQNLLNFELGGNFTWEEVKPQMYGKNPEVLVRMFGPDRFTMEEMNRLSLEKEKKYQQEFLPHLELLPGLHDFLERAYQKGIPMAIGSAAIPFNIDFVLDNLKIRHYFTAIVSADDVELSKPHPETFLKAANLLDVAPEDCLVFEDVPKGAEAAANAGMKAVIITTTHLPREFKYLPNVLHFAEDFNNQFIKGLF